One Campylobacter massiliensis DNA window includes the following coding sequences:
- a CDS encoding class I SAM-dependent methyltransferase: MNDDFYVAFEEKFRGSEELIKERQKKYLKFINPLKILKDEVKALDIGCGRGEWISLLNENGFNARGIDVNESMVKVASQKGLNAAVNDALGELKSLDESSLDIITAFQVVEHIKFDDVLELIKEAKRVLAPCGILILETPNPENIMVGTQWFYLDATHKNPIPCELLSFATHYYGLERNFIFKTNEKSPSEYERDMGIFDVFEGVSPDYSVIVQKNGDQSELFDEAFAVTPGVNLAQISASYNNKYNELANKHAELLNKHNELKQQVDGILSSYIQRYEAAQNELNDMLNSKSWRITKPLRVSMKIAKKIVGRLKRYARKSKILMSKEMIINEQAKTLTKKELQIYNLLKKD, from the coding sequence ATGAACGATGATTTTTACGTGGCGTTTGAGGAAAAATTTAGGGGTAGTGAAGAGCTCATAAAAGAGAGGCAGAAAAAATATCTAAAATTTATTAATCCTCTAAAAATTTTAAAAGACGAAGTAAAAGCCCTGGATATCGGCTGCGGACGCGGCGAATGGATAAGCTTGCTAAACGAAAACGGTTTTAACGCGCGCGGTATCGACGTGAATGAAAGTATGGTCAAAGTAGCCTCGCAAAAGGGGCTAAACGCGGCGGTAAACGACGCTTTAGGCGAACTAAAAAGCTTAGATGAAAGCAGTCTTGATATCATAACCGCTTTTCAAGTCGTGGAGCATATCAAATTTGACGACGTGCTAGAGCTAATCAAAGAAGCAAAAAGGGTTTTGGCTCCATGCGGTATCTTGATCCTCGAGACGCCAAATCCCGAAAATATAATGGTCGGCACGCAGTGGTTTTATCTTGATGCCACGCATAAAAATCCTATTCCTTGCGAGCTTTTGTCGTTTGCTACGCATTATTACGGGCTGGAGCGAAATTTTATCTTTAAAACCAATGAAAAATCGCCGTCCGAATACGAGCGCGATATGGGGATTTTTGACGTATTTGAGGGTGTGAGCCCCGACTACTCCGTAATAGTGCAAAAAAATGGAGATCAAAGCGAGCTATTTGACGAAGCTTTTGCGGTAACGCCGGGAGTAAATTTGGCTCAAATTTCGGCAAGTTATAACAATAAGTACAACGAATTGGCAAACAAACACGCTGAATTATTAAATAAACATAACGAACTAAAACAGCAAGTAGACGGTATTTTGAGTAGCTATATCCAGCGCTATGAGGCAGCTCAAAACGAGCTAAACGATATGCTAAACAGTAAATCGTGGCGCATAACAAAACCGCTTCGAGTTTCTATGAAAATAGCTAAAAAAATAGTCGGCAGGCTAAAAAGATACGCCCGTAAATCAAAAATTTTAATGAGTAAAGAGATGATAATAAACGAACAAGCAAAGACGCTCACGAAAAAAGAGCTGCAAATTTATAATCTTTTAAAAAAGGACTGA
- a CDS encoding ABC transporter ATP-binding protein produces the protein MSVVLSVKNISKEFKVYERESDRLKEIFFGKKCHKSFFANRDISFDLRSGESLGIIGLNGAGKSTLLKIISGVLAPSSGTVEKAGKIAAILELGAGFNYDLNGIENIYFNGYLLGMDRAYIDANLQNIIEFSELKDFINLPISTYSSGMVVRLAFSIAIFSDASIFIIDEALSVGDAHFSQKCVKKLKEIKQLGKSVIFVSHDLNALKLLCDRIILLKSGRMVQDGNPSDVLDTYNYLISEISKEDEEIRISENNYGTKEVEILQISMQKDGLQTTTVSCGDEVKFSVKLLSDLDSDNASIGILIKDKFGQDVYGTNTGLLGAKYAFKKGEIYDVDFKMRLNIGVGLYTLTVAVHPDETHINECYHWIDNALNFEVISGEQKEFVGLCRLEPIVEIKNER, from the coding sequence GTGAGCGTAGTTTTAAGTGTAAAAAATATAAGCAAGGAATTTAAAGTTTACGAACGCGAGAGCGACCGCTTAAAAGAGATATTTTTCGGTAAAAAATGTCACAAAAGTTTCTTTGCGAACCGCGATATTAGTTTTGATCTAAGAAGCGGCGAGAGTCTGGGCATCATCGGGCTTAACGGCGCAGGCAAATCTACTCTTTTAAAGATAATCAGCGGCGTTTTGGCGCCAAGCTCGGGCACTGTCGAGAAAGCGGGAAAAATCGCCGCGATTTTGGAGCTTGGAGCGGGATTTAACTACGATCTAAATGGTATAGAAAATATCTATTTTAACGGCTATTTGCTCGGTATGGATAGAGCCTATATCGATGCGAATTTACAAAATATCATTGAATTTAGTGAGTTAAAGGATTTTATAAATTTGCCCATAAGTACCTACTCTTCAGGTATGGTCGTGCGTCTTGCTTTTTCCATCGCTATTTTTTCGGACGCGTCTATATTTATCATCGACGAGGCGCTGTCCGTGGGCGACGCGCACTTTTCGCAAAAATGCGTCAAAAAGCTAAAGGAGATCAAGCAACTGGGAAAAAGCGTGATATTCGTCTCGCACGATCTAAACGCGCTTAAACTGCTTTGCGACCGTATAATACTTTTAAAATCAGGCAGGATGGTCCAGGATGGCAATCCTTCCGACGTGCTCGATACTTATAACTATTTGATCTCCGAGATATCAAAAGAGGACGAAGAGATCAGGATTTCTGAAAATAACTATGGCACGAAAGAGGTTGAAATTTTACAAATTTCGATGCAAAAAGACGGCTTGCAAACTACAACCGTAAGCTGCGGCGACGAGGTAAAATTTAGCGTCAAGCTTCTGTCTGATTTAGATAGTGATAACGCATCGATCGGGATTTTGATAAAAGATAAATTCGGACAAGACGTCTACGGCACGAATACCGGTTTGCTAGGCGCGAAATACGCGTTTAAAAAAGGCGAAATTTACGATGTGGATTTTAAAATGCGTCTAAATATCGGCGTGGGATTATACACCTTGACCGTCGCCGTTCATCCTGACGAAACGCACATAAACGAGTGCTATCACTGGATAGATAACGCTTTAAATTTCGAGGTTATAAGCGGGGAGCAAAAGGAATTTGTCGGGCTTTGTAGGCTTGAACCGATAGTGGAGATAAAAAATGAACGATGA
- a CDS encoding ABC transporter permease, which produces MIKNKIINIYQLVKFDLKSRYAKTGLGQIWYIVSPIVMLFIYTVIFSDFMSARLGISDQAYSYSIYLIPGLFAFSAFSSALAIMIETPFAKAGILKKVSTPLYAFELSPLIIQYIIFAFSMFIGILFLAAVKGLSLNLLFLIPLMALQFIFTFGFGLLFSVFSVFFRDIKEVVPIVLQLLFWATPIVYPAEIIEKKAPILLDINPLYYFIKPYQNIFLFDEFKISDFIAPFFAASVAFLLGFYFYKKLISAVKDVL; this is translated from the coding sequence TTGATAAAAAATAAAATAATAAACATTTATCAACTTGTAAAATTCGATTTAAAAAGCAGATACGCAAAAACCGGACTCGGCCAAATTTGGTATATCGTTTCGCCTATCGTGATGCTTTTTATATACACCGTTATATTTTCTGATTTTATGAGTGCGAGGCTTGGTATCAGCGATCAGGCTTACTCTTACAGCATATACTTGATACCGGGGCTTTTTGCGTTTTCGGCTTTTAGTAGTGCGTTGGCTATAATGATAGAAACGCCCTTTGCAAAAGCCGGCATCCTAAAAAAAGTTAGCACCCCGCTTTATGCGTTTGAGCTTAGTCCGCTCATCATACAGTACATAATATTTGCATTTTCTATGTTTATCGGCATTCTGTTTTTAGCCGCTGTCAAGGGACTTAGCTTAAATTTGCTATTTCTCATTCCGCTTATGGCGCTTCAGTTTATTTTTACATTTGGGTTTGGGCTTTTATTTTCCGTGTTTTCGGTATTTTTTAGAGATATCAAAGAGGTCGTTCCGATAGTTTTGCAGCTACTTTTTTGGGCTACTCCGATAGTCTATCCGGCCGAGATTATAGAAAAAAAAGCGCCTATTTTGCTTGATATAAATCCGCTTTATTATTTTATAAAACCGTATCAAAATATATTTTTATTTGACGAGTTTAAAATTTCAGATTTTATCGCTCCGTTTTTTGCGGCATCGGTTGCTTTTTTGCTGGGATTTTACTTTTATAAAAAACTCATAAGCGCCGTTAAGGACGTATTGTGA
- a CDS encoding sugar transferase yields the protein MRLRSKILLKAVVDYAIVIASAPIWLAVVAVIAAVVKINEPGESIFFKQKRIGRFGKPFSCYKFRSMHKNWRKILDDYLEQNPAEVEHFAKFHKYEFDPRITKVGGFIRRTSLDELPQLFNVLRLEMSLVGPRPYMFYEKKQIGKNLGKITRVRPGLTGLWQVSGRNEISFDERVQIDCKYVDSLSVWGDISILFRTISIVLKG from the coding sequence ATGAGGTTGCGCTCTAAAATTTTGCTAAAAGCCGTAGTTGATTATGCTATTGTTATCGCTAGTGCGCCGATTTGGCTTGCGGTCGTCGCCGTCATAGCCGCAGTCGTAAAGATAAACGAGCCGGGCGAGAGCATATTTTTCAAGCAAAAGCGAATAGGGCGCTTTGGCAAGCCGTTTAGCTGCTATAAATTTAGATCTATGCATAAAAATTGGCGTAAAATTTTAGACGATTATCTCGAGCAAAATCCTGCAGAGGTCGAGCATTTTGCAAAATTTCACAAATACGAATTTGATCCGCGCATAACAAAAGTCGGCGGATTTATCAGACGCACTTCTCTTGACGAGTTGCCGCAGCTTTTTAACGTTCTTAGGCTTGAAATGAGCCTGGTTGGACCGCGTCCGTATATGTTTTACGAAAAAAAACAAATCGGCAAAAATTTAGGCAAGATAACAAGGGTCAGGCCGGGGCTTACGGGGCTTTGGCAGGTGAGCGGCAGGAATGAAATTTCATTTGACGAGCGGGTTCAAATCGACTGCAAATATGTAGATAGTTTATCGGTTTGGGGCGACATAAGCATACTTTTTAGGACAATCAGTATCGTTTTAAAGGGATAG
- a CDS encoding glycosyltransferase family 4 protein, with protein sequence MKKALVCDWLETYAGAERCVQSFTDIWDDFEVFSLVDYLKFDDRQKILKGKFARTGFIQNLPFAKSKFRIYLPFFPLAIEQFDLSEFDVVLSSSHAVAKGALTHSNQLHISYIHTPMRYAWDMYFDYLRQNELECGLKSMLARYILHKIRLWDIAAANRANVYVANSNFIARRIRKIYGKDAAVIYPPVDTANFKLNENKEDFYVTVSRIVPYKKIDLIVRAFNENGKKLVVVGGGEQMNEIKNIAKSNIEILGFRDARETAELMSSAKAFVFAAIEDFGIAPVEAQACGTPVVCLGRGGAKESVIDGVTGVYFSEQSEASLNEALIKFEKNSDKFDPQAIRQNALKFSKERFEREIKRLVEDSYERFLEGEL encoded by the coding sequence ATGAAAAAAGCTCTGGTTTGCGACTGGCTAGAAACCTATGCCGGAGCCGAGCGTTGCGTGCAGAGCTTTACGGATATTTGGGATGATTTTGAGGTTTTTAGCCTCGTTGATTACCTTAAATTCGACGATAGGCAAAAGATTTTAAAAGGTAAATTTGCTCGCACCGGTTTTATTCAAAATTTACCGTTTGCAAAGAGCAAATTTAGAATCTATTTGCCGTTTTTTCCGCTGGCGATAGAACAGTTTGACTTGAGCGAATTCGATGTCGTGCTATCCAGCTCGCATGCCGTGGCAAAGGGCGCTTTGACGCATTCAAATCAGCTTCATATAAGTTATATCCACACTCCGATGCGCTATGCTTGGGATATGTATTTTGATTATTTGCGCCAAAACGAGCTAGAATGCGGGCTAAAATCGATGCTGGCTAGGTATATTTTACATAAAATCCGTCTGTGGGATATCGCCGCGGCAAATAGAGCCAACGTTTACGTCGCAAACTCAAATTTTATCGCGCGCCGTATACGTAAAATTTACGGCAAAGACGCCGCCGTGATCTATCCGCCCGTAGATACCGCAAATTTTAAATTAAACGAAAATAAAGAGGATTTTTACGTCACGGTTTCAAGGATAGTGCCATATAAAAAGATCGACTTAATCGTGCGCGCCTTTAACGAAAACGGTAAAAAGCTAGTCGTTGTAGGGGGCGGCGAGCAGATGAACGAGATCAAAAATATCGCCAAAAGTAATATTGAAATTTTAGGCTTCAGGGATGCGCGCGAGACTGCTGAGCTGATGAGCAGTGCAAAAGCCTTTGTTTTTGCGGCGATAGAGGACTTCGGTATAGCTCCAGTAGAGGCTCAGGCCTGCGGGACGCCCGTGGTCTGTCTGGGTAGAGGCGGAGCGAAAGAGAGCGTGATAGACGGCGTTACGGGTGTTTATTTTAGCGAGCAAAGCGAAGCTAGCCTAAACGAAGCGCTGATAAAATTTGAAAAAAATAGTGACAAATTTGATCCGCAAGCGATCAGACAAAACGCGCTAAAATTTTCAAAAGAACGATTTGAACGCGAGATAAAGCGGCTCGTAGAGGATAGCTACGAGAGATTTTTAGAGGGCGAGCTATGA
- a CDS encoding mannose-1-phosphate guanylyltransferase/mannose-6-phosphate isomerase — protein MTNVILCGGSGTRLWPLSRTLMPKQFIRLFNGKSLFDLTLRRNVHAQKTIIVCNEAHYFLALDECGSKKIDKFILEPFGKNTAAAITFAALCCDEDEILLVTPSDHLIEEEAEYKKALLIAKSYASQGFLVTFGIKPSEPNTGYGYIKADKNGDVERFIEKPNLETATKFIKEGGYYFNSGMFCFKAGVFLSEMKKYAPSIVKDVAAAIEGSVNEPCLLKISPNFMDKIEDISIDYALMQKSLNIKMVPLDAGWSDMGSFDELSKKIKNEGESLQIGASENFILTKKPTALVDVQNLLVVDTKDALLIAKKGSSQKVKEVYKHFSNSLPEICETHTSVYRPWGSYEVLGEGSGYKMKKIVVKPGKRLSLQKHFKRNEHWVVVEGEALVTIDNSEMQIKRNESIYIKKGQTHRLENTTNSDLIVIEVQTGEYLGEDDIVRISDDYDRK, from the coding sequence ATGACAAACGTTATACTTTGCGGCGGTTCGGGCACGAGACTTTGGCCGTTGTCGCGAACGCTAATGCCAAAGCAATTTATCAGACTTTTTAACGGCAAATCGCTCTTTGACCTTACGCTTAGACGCAACGTACACGCACAAAAAACGATCATCGTTTGCAACGAGGCGCACTATTTTTTGGCGCTTGACGAATGCGGAAGTAAAAAAATAGATAAATTTATTCTTGAGCCTTTCGGTAAAAATACTGCCGCGGCGATCACCTTTGCGGCGCTTTGCTGCGATGAGGACGAAATTTTACTCGTTACTCCGAGCGATCATTTGATCGAGGAGGAGGCTGAATACAAAAAGGCTCTTTTGATCGCAAAAAGTTACGCAAGTCAAGGATTTTTGGTGACGTTTGGCATAAAACCTAGCGAGCCAAATACCGGTTACGGCTACATCAAGGCTGATAAAAACGGCGATGTGGAGCGATTTATCGAAAAGCCTAACCTCGAAACCGCTACTAAATTTATTAAAGAGGGCGGATATTATTTTAATAGCGGCATGTTTTGCTTTAAGGCGGGCGTGTTTTTAAGCGAGATGAAAAAATATGCGCCAAGTATCGTAAAGGATGTTGCGGCGGCGATAGAGGGCTCGGTAAACGAGCCTTGCCTGCTAAAAATAAGTCCGAATTTTATGGATAAGATCGAGGATATCAGTATCGACTATGCCTTAATGCAAAAAAGCCTAAACATCAAAATGGTGCCTCTTGATGCTGGCTGGAGCGATATGGGCAGCTTTGACGAGCTGAGTAAAAAGATAAAAAACGAGGGCGAATCGCTACAAATCGGCGCAAGCGAAAATTTCATCCTAACTAAAAAACCGACCGCGCTCGTGGATGTGCAAAATTTGCTCGTAGTCGATACCAAAGACGCGCTTTTGATCGCTAAAAAAGGTAGCTCGCAAAAGGTAAAAGAGGTTTATAAGCACTTTTCAAATTCGTTGCCTGAAATTTGCGAAACGCACACGAGCGTGTACCGTCCGTGGGGTAGTTACGAGGTGCTAGGCGAGGGCAGCGGCTACAAAATGAAAAAGATAGTGGTTAAACCCGGCAAAAGACTAAGCTTGCAAAAGCACTTTAAGCGAAACGAGCACTGGGTCGTCGTAGAGGGCGAGGCGTTAGTAACCATAGATAATAGTGAGATGCAGATAAAACGAAACGAGTCTATATATATAAAAAAAGGACAGACTCACCGTCTGGAAAACACTACGAACTCGGATCTCATCGTCATAGAAGTGCAAACGGGCGAGTATCTGGGCGAGGACGATATCGTGCGCATCAGCGACGACTATGATAGAAAGTAG
- a CDS encoding phosphomannomutase/phosphoglucomutase, whose translation MIDEIFREYDIRGVYERDLNETSVKAIGLNLGREMLRRGAKNVSVGYDARLSAGEIFGWLVSGLNLAGIKVYGIGLLPTPVGYFSVFSDKFDANVMITGSHNPKEYNGFKITIFKDSYFGEDLQKLKVAVLDDIAAKTQIPDDLRAEKFDIATPYKNFLIEQFAHLKALPLKIVIDCANGAVGAVLPEICEALNLDAQILYPEPDGNFPNHHPDPSEEKNLSDLKAALKGEFDIGFGFDGDGDRIAVLTKKRNIKGDELAYLYSLAMKNPRVLGEVKCSQNMYDEIDAHGGKSFMGKTGHSNIKKAMKELNIDMAAEVSGHIFFKERYFGFDDATYAMFRALELVAKGFNLDGELDKLPKVFSTDEIKVKTTDAQKFKLVANLKEVLVEIYEKGDAQNLLAGLGKIAEIIDIDGVRVRFDDGSWALVRASNTTPVIVTRFETKDENLLARLQETFLNLVENLKQKA comes from the coding sequence TTGATAGATGAAATTTTTAGAGAATACGATATACGCGGCGTTTATGAGCGCGATCTAAACGAAACGAGCGTCAAGGCGATCGGGTTAAATTTGGGCCGAGAAATGCTACGCCGAGGCGCAAAAAACGTTAGCGTAGGATATGATGCTAGACTAAGCGCGGGTGAGATTTTCGGCTGGCTGGTTAGCGGGTTAAATTTAGCCGGGATCAAGGTCTATGGTATCGGCTTACTGCCGACGCCGGTCGGGTATTTTAGCGTGTTTTCGGATAAATTTGACGCAAACGTAATGATAACCGGCTCTCATAATCCAAAAGAGTACAACGGCTTTAAAATCACGATTTTTAAGGACAGTTACTTCGGCGAGGATTTGCAAAAGCTAAAAGTCGCCGTGCTAGACGACATCGCGGCAAAAACGCAAATTCCAGACGATTTGAGAGCCGAAAAATTCGACATCGCGACGCCTTATAAAAATTTTCTTATAGAGCAGTTTGCGCATTTAAAGGCTCTGCCGCTCAAAATCGTCATCGACTGCGCAAACGGCGCGGTCGGAGCGGTTCTACCTGAAATTTGCGAGGCGTTAAATTTGGATGCTCAAATTTTATACCCCGAGCCCGACGGAAACTTCCCAAATCATCACCCCGATCCTAGCGAGGAGAAAAATTTAAGCGACCTAAAGGCCGCGCTCAAGGGCGAATTTGACATAGGGTTTGGTTTTGACGGCGACGGCGACCGCATCGCGGTTCTAACCAAAAAACGCAACATAAAAGGCGACGAGCTAGCATATCTATATAGCCTTGCGATGAAAAATCCGCGAGTGCTGGGCGAGGTCAAATGCTCGCAAAATATGTACGACGAGATCGACGCGCACGGCGGCAAAAGCTTCATGGGCAAGACCGGTCACAGCAATATCAAAAAGGCGATGAAAGAGCTAAATATCGACATGGCGGCCGAGGTGAGCGGGCATATTTTCTTTAAAGAGCGGTATTTCGGCTTTGACGACGCGACGTACGCGATGTTTCGCGCGCTAGAGCTTGTGGCAAAAGGCTTCAACCTAGACGGCGAGCTGGATAAACTACCGAAGGTTTTTAGCACCGACGAGATCAAGGTAAAAACGACCGACGCGCAAAAATTTAAGCTGGTTGCAAATCTAAAAGAGGTCTTGGTAGAAATTTACGAGAAGGGCGACGCGCAAAATTTGCTAGCAGGCCTAGGTAAGATAGCTGAAATCATCGATATAGACGGTGTTAGAGTGAGATTTGACGACGGTAGCTGGGCGCTAGTGCGAGCCTCAAATACGACGCCGGTTATCGTTACGAGATTTGAGACCAAGGATGAAAATTTACTGGCGCGGCTTCAAGAAACATTTTTAAATTTGGTCGAAAATTTAAAGCAAAAGGCGTAA
- the ybaK gene encoding Cys-tRNA(Pro) deacylase, with the protein MVHKTNVARFLDGKHIPYELVEYEVDESDLSAVHVAAVCGEQIEKIYKTIVCECEPKGYVVACIQGDLSLNLKALARLSGHKKCELLNLRELEKVTGYIRGGCSPIAMKKAFETFFDERILKQDYVYVSAGVRGKQIKIAPQSLIEATNAKLGDVAV; encoded by the coding sequence ATGGTACATAAAACAAATGTCGCGAGGTTTCTAGACGGCAAACATATCCCCTACGAGCTAGTCGAATACGAAGTGGACGAAAGCGATCTAAGCGCCGTTCACGTGGCCGCCGTTTGCGGCGAGCAAATAGAAAAAATCTACAAAACCATCGTCTGCGAATGCGAACCGAAAGGCTACGTCGTAGCGTGCATACAGGGCGATTTGAGCTTAAATTTAAAAGCTCTTGCAAGGCTAAGCGGGCATAAAAAATGCGAACTTTTAAACTTAAGAGAGCTTGAAAAAGTGACGGGCTACATCCGCGGCGGCTGCTCGCCCATAGCGATGAAAAAGGCGTTTGAAACGTTTTTTGACGAGAGGATTTTAAAACAAGACTACGTCTACGTAAGCGCCGGCGTGCGCGGAAAACAGATAAAAATCGCGCCGCAAAGCTTAATAGAAGCCACCAACGCAAAGCTCGGCGACGTCGCCGTTTAG
- the fliL gene encoding flagellar basal body-associated protein FliL gives MAEETQAKKSNSLVLIIIIVILILLLVVGGLLAFLLMSGNDDATQGQTAQAQTEQVQSATPKNTAGKRSNDYINMGPVYPLDQFIVNLLSESGSRYLKTKVDLELSAETLTPEIDKKKPLIRDIIVSTLSSKTYEEVSTQKGKNRLKDEIVDRLNEVLADGHIKNIYFTDFVVQ, from the coding sequence ATGGCTGAAGAGACACAAGCTAAAAAAAGCAACAGCTTAGTTTTAATCATAATCATCGTTATTTTGATACTACTTTTGGTGGTCGGAGGGTTGCTTGCGTTTTTATTAATGAGTGGTAACGACGACGCTACGCAGGGGCAAACGGCACAAGCGCAAACCGAGCAAGTCCAATCAGCGACACCAAAAAACACGGCAGGCAAGCGCTCAAACGACTACATAAATATGGGGCCCGTTTATCCGCTCGATCAGTTTATCGTAAATTTACTTAGCGAAAGCGGTTCAAGATACCTAAAAACAAAGGTCGATCTAGAGCTTAGCGCCGAGACGCTAACGCCTGAAATAGACAAGAAAAAGCCGCTAATCAGAGACATCATCGTATCTACCCTCTCGTCTAAAACGTATGAAGAGGTAAGCACTCAAAAAGGCAAAAACCGCCTCAAAGACGAGATAGTCGACCGCCTAAACGAAGTTTTGGCCGACGGTCACATAAAAAACATCTACTTTACCGACTTTGTGGTGCAATGA
- the acpS gene encoding holo-ACP synthase, with the protein MIGIDIVAISRISRLKERRGEDFLRYFLSDDEINIAKTDATIAGFFAAKEAISKALGCGISAEFSFFDAQIYKDDKNAPKVKLSEKIIKNFNIKDAQITISHDGGFAIAAAILQSAD; encoded by the coding sequence ATGATCGGCATAGATATCGTAGCGATCTCGCGAATCTCAAGGCTTAAAGAGCGGCGGGGCGAGGATTTTTTGAGATATTTTTTGAGCGACGACGAGATAAATATCGCAAAAACGGACGCTACGATAGCGGGATTTTTCGCAGCTAAGGAAGCTATCAGTAAAGCTCTTGGCTGCGGGATCTCGGCTGAGTTTTCTTTCTTTGACGCACAAATTTACAAAGACGACAAAAACGCTCCAAAAGTAAAACTCTCAGAAAAAATCATAAAAAATTTTAATATAAAAGACGCGCAAATCACCATAAGTCACGACGGCGGCTTTGCTATCGCCGCGGCGATACTGCAAAGCGCGGATTAG
- a CDS encoding YwqG family protein: MQNLRARYEKYGLGRIFEEIKNYAKNAVKISAKESADRQIGLGASKFGEPFSEPWLVNEQTGEPLRFIAQINFSEVLWVEKLGKTSASGFYCYRLAAMMKTR; encoded by the coding sequence TTGCAAAATTTACGCGCAAGATATGAAAAATACGGACTCGGACGTATATTTGAGGAGATAAAAAACTATGCTAAAAATGCGGTGAAAATTTCGGCAAAAGAAAGCGCCGATCGGCAAATAGGGCTAGGCGCGTCGAAATTTGGTGAACCATTCAGCGAGCCGTGGCTCGTGAACGAACAAACCGGCGAGCCGCTTCGGTTTATAGCGCAGATAAATTTTAGCGAAGTTTTGTGGGTTGAAAAACTAGGCAAAACATCGGCGAGCGGGTTCTACTGCTACAGATTGGCAGCAATGATGAAAACGAGATGA
- a CDS encoding trimeric intracellular cation channel family protein, whose amino-acid sequence MTALLVAEYIGIASAATSGFIFAVKRDCDWLGIFIAALLTALGGGFMRDAIVSRPPYSFTHYAPCIIVMAMLFLSAFLRLHKRSDIEKKFLFVTTDAVDLVSFSIVGAIVALQFGYNVFGVVLLALCNGVGGGMIRDVLFNEIPWCLKTGLYATVSIVVGLIYFAMDYAGFTSVFWVMGLFAFGVVFRLAAYYLGWHLPTLQK is encoded by the coding sequence ATGACTGCGCTCCTCGTCGCCGAATACATCGGCATAGCCTCCGCAGCCACGAGCGGTTTTATCTTCGCGGTTAAGCGCGACTGCGACTGGCTGGGTATCTTTATCGCCGCACTTCTGACCGCGCTTGGAGGCGGTTTTATGCGCGACGCTATCGTCTCGCGCCCGCCGTATTCGTTTACGCACTATGCTCCGTGCATCATCGTTATGGCGATGCTCTTTCTCTCGGCGTTTTTGCGCCTGCACAAACGAAGCGATATCGAGAAAAAATTCCTTTTCGTCACCACCGACGCCGTGGATCTGGTGAGCTTTTCTATCGTCGGAGCGATCGTGGCGCTGCAGTTTGGTTACAACGTCTTTGGCGTCGTGCTACTCGCGCTTTGTAACGGCGTGGGTGGCGGCATGATACGCGACGTGCTGTTTAACGAGATCCCTTGGTGTCTTAAAACCGGGCTTTACGCGACGGTTAGCATCGTCGTGGGGCTGATTTATTTTGCTATGGATTATGCGGGATTTACGAGCGTGTTTTGGGTGATGGGGCTTTTTGCGTTTGGCGTCGTGTTTAGGCTTGCGGCGTATTATCTTGGTTGGCATTTGCCGACTTTGCAGAAGTGA